In Podospora pseudocomata strain CBS 415.72m chromosome 4, whole genome shotgun sequence, the genomic stretch GCCCCAGCTGGCCTTCGACAGGCACATCGGCCAGCCATAATCCGTAAGCAGCAACGGCATAAACTACATGAGAATGTTGAAAGTTAATTTTGAGACTATGAAGATCTAGGGAGAATAACGCACACCACAGTAAAAGCCCACCGCAGACAGATAGTCCGATCGTGGACCCAACAATCATGTAATCATGTAGCCCAACTCCCTGTCTAGAGTATAATCGGGTGTAAATACGAGCGATGACCGAAAGGATTGCGAGTGCTAGTGCTACAACAGCAATGACGAGAACTGCGGTGGTGTTGCCCGCGCTGTTAGATTCCTCAAAGGGGATCAGTGGGGGCGGATCTGGGGTAGAAGACGAGGGAAATGACATGTTGACTCGTGGCGTGGGTGATTGGTGCTGTGTTTGGCACTGCGTTTGCTTTTTAAAAGTGGAAAAGATATCATCTTGCCCATCGAGATTGAATTTCTCGACAGGATTCAACCAGCAAGCGTAGATAGAATGTTGCCGTTATTCTTTTGGTAGTCCTTTCACATGTGTGGCACGTGTGCTTTGGTTGACACTTGACCGAAGACAAAGACTTGGTTGGCCGTGCGTCACGAAATCGAGTGCACTCTTTGACCGAAGCAGGTACTACAAGATAACAAACCTTAGATTCATTGTTCGAAATGCTTGGCCTCGGGTTGAATCGCCTTCAATGAGATCCGGGATGGCCGAGCAGCCGAGAGCACGTTGGTTCTCAGATTCAACTTCTACTACCTTGGGTTCGGTCATTTTTGTTGGGCATTTTTCTCATTTGATAGTACGCTCGCGAGTCAAGTTCAACCAGATGAGTGGTCAGACTAGACGAGATTTGCTTGTTTTAGATCTACaggagaggtggtgtgggGATTCCTGACTGCTAGCCCTGTCGGATCAAGATGGCTGGTGTCTACCGACGGGATTGGAGCGGCTCGACAAGTGTCAAACACCATTCATCATTGGACCGGTTAAAGGTGGTGACATCGTCTAAAAGAGATGCTCTGGAGCCAGAAACATGGTTTTCAGACCTAGGAGAACGTGAAATGGTCATAATGAGAGTCAATGAAACCCCTCTGGTTATGCACGACGCGCGGCGTCTATGCAATTTTCAATGGTTCCGTACCCGACAGATTGGGTAATGACGGACCGACGGTGATCTCATGGCACTTGATATACAACTATTCAAATTCTTGATTGTCCGTCTAGCCGTAACTGTGGATACCTATATTGCTGCAAGGGGTTGCAATTATCCCCGACCCGCGTTTGCGAGACAGGCTAGAAAGCAGCCGGCTATTACCACCAGTCTCAACGACCACGAGTCTATATGTTTTCTGGGGTAAAGGCAATTACCAGGATCCACCGAAAATCTGGGGAACTCCGCACATTTGACATTGATGGTATTCTGGCTAAAAGGGGAGAGCTGACAATCCAGCCGCCACCACCTAGACGATCGCATCATGGTTGTTTGGGCATCTTTAAAAAGGGACTCTTGTTCTCGTTGTGTGAGCCAAGTTCTTGGTCATACCGCAACCTCATTCTTACCATGCTTCGCCTCGCATTGTTGGCCGGTATTGGCCTAGCCAAGGGGGCATTGGGTGTCAATCTCATTGCCTCTCACTTCAGCGGCGGCATCTATACCCTTTCCCTGACCACCACAGGTACCAGCGGTACCATCTCGGTGACATCTCAAACCAACGGATGCGGAACTACTCCCGGATGGATTGAGTTGTACTCCGACACTCGAAAGCTTTATTGCTTTGACGAATCGTGGACGGGTCGCGGCCAACATGCCGAATTTAACGTTCAGAACGATGGACGGCTTTCCCTAGCCTCGTCTTTGCAGGTTTCAGGCAATTCCGTGCATGGGATTCTTTACGGCGGTCCCGATGGCAGGAGTTACATTGCCACGGCCGAATAGTACGTTTCCCGCTCAACTCCTCAAAACCACAATGACCTTTCCTTGACACACCCGCAGTTCTCCCTCAACCATTACCACCTACAAACTTCCCCTCCAGGGCAGCCGGGTACAACAGACGGAAAAATTCACCCTTGCTCGTCGTGGGCCCCATCAAAGACAGGAtgtccctcatcctcacgAGGTTCATCTTGATCCTACCGGAAAGTTCATCCTTGTTCCTGACCTGGGTGCCGATTTGATCCGCGTGTTCCGCATTGACACCAACTCTGGCCGTCTCACTTCATGTGCTTCCCACGCAACCGGTGCCGGTGACGGACCTCGTCACGTAAAGTTCTGGAAGTCGGAGAGCGGCAAGGAAAAGGTTTTCTCCCTCAACGAGCTTGGCAATTCCGTTTCTGCCTGGGATGTCAACTACACCAACGACTGCATCTCGCTCACCAGGACTCACAGCATCTCCACCTACGCCCCCGGCAAGAAAGGTGGCGCCAACACCAAAGCGGCCGAGATTCGTACTTTTGGAAACTTTTTGTACGCTTCCAACAGAGCTGATCAGACATTTGGCAACTCTCAGGATTCTATCGCCATTTACACCATCGACCCCACCACTGGTGCCATTGCCTGGCTTGAGGCGGCCAACAGTTACTCGTACTATCCCCGTACATTTGCCTTCAACAAGAACGGCACCCTCGTCGCCATTGGTGGTCAAACCTCGAGCAACGTGGCTATTGTGGCAAGAGACACTGCAACTGGTAAGCTTGGAAACTTGGTGGCCAACGTCCAAGTAGGCCAAAAAGGCCGGGctggtgaagaggatggtttgAGTGCTGTTGTCTGGGCCGAGTAACACTGAAAGGGCTATAAAAATAAGCAGAGGCTAAGAAAATAAGCATTCTGGTATTCCCTCTTTGTCGCTCCGCTTCACATTTAAGATTGAGCATGCAGATCCTCGTAATGAAACGCCAGCCGCAATGAGCATAACGAGGTTGTCACGAAGCTGAGGCTGAAATAGGTCAAGGCCAATATTATTCCGTAGCTAAAGTAATCGaaagatgaggaaaaggaaaagtaagtgtgtgtggccctgcttgctctgcaagatatccttaccctgccttgcctgccccacgtggcctgtgcttccctttgctcccattggccgcagccctcatcctcagccctgACCCTGTATTCCTgtcctaaccctaaccctgtagCCGTATGCCGTTACAACCCCCGGGTGGAGAGAAGCTCGCCCCGAGCTTCAAATCGCAAAAAATGGGTAATTGGTTGCTTGGTAGTGCCGAAAGCTCCATGCGCGCGGGGGCGGAGCGGTCGCCAACCAGCTCAAATTTGGTGCCCGACATGGGAGTCGAACGACGGTGGGGCCGTTtcgtccccttcccatccataTGTTCGCTGCATCACTCCTGTCGTCACCCGCATAACTTCTGTCGCATCGAACATATCTCTGCGTCGCTCACTTCTTCTTTCGTGTCGAGCGCCTCAAACCGGGCCCGGCATTCCCTGCCAAGTTGTCGTCGGGATGCTCTGGCGCAAAGTCGTCTGAGGCCGCTGCTTCCAACCACTGCTGCAATCGTATAGGCGGTCCCGCCTGCTCTGGATTCTCGTCGTGGAACTTCTTCAGTGCCATTGGCGAGTCTCGGAACCCGTCGGCGTAGTACCATTCGGGGTCTGGgtcccaacctctccagtcGACCTGATATTGTAGCCTTCCTTGGTGAATCCGACTTGCGATGATTCTGTCGACCTCCCATTGCTCTGAACCATCcggcatctcctccgccggtGGGTTCTCGGCTGCTTGTCCTGGGAGTGGATTGTCGGCGTACTTCCTCAACCGGTCAGCCGTAAACACCTTGGTACCCTTCCATGAGTCGGGGACCTCCAGCTGGTAGGCGTGGCCGACCATCTTCTCGATACGATAGTTCTGTTGAGTCATTGGGAACGAGAGCTTGTCGCTGGGGCGGCCCGTAAGCTCTGTCTGTTTCAGGATGATCACCCTGTCTCCGACCCCGAAGTCAGGCTCCCGTCTATGCCGGTTTGCTTGTATCGCTTGTCTCTCCTGTGCCTTGAGGATACACTCCCGAGCGTACTCCCAGTATCCCATGATCTTCTTGGCGCTCGCTTGTGCCTCCTGTCGCGTCAGCTTCTCCCGTCTCGTCATGTCCTTGAACGACTTGGTCCTGGCTTCCCAGTCGAATGGCGTGGGGAAGGAAATCGAATAAACACTCGTGGGGAGATTGTCGTGCTGTCTTGAGGCATCGCCGCCTGCGCCGCGTCCAAGGCCGGTATCGCCTCCGACCAGTTATCCTGGTAGTGGCTGACGAACATCCGCAGTCTctggttgatgagctggttGTAGTTTTCGACCTGGCCAACCGTTTGGGAGTGACCGGCCGTGGCCAGCTCCCACTTGACTCCCAAGATCTTGGACATCTCGTTGGTGAAGTCCGAACGGAATTGCGGGCCTCGGTCGCTTAGCACGTCCGCTGGGAGCCCCAACAACCGGTATGGGCCCTCGTAGTACAGGCGTGCTGCCTCCTTCGCCGTTGTTTTTGTGGTGCATGGTATCGTCCAGGCTTGTTTCGAGAGTCGGCAGATAATCGTCATGGCGCTGTCGAATCCGTGCTTGTCCTTCGGGAGCTGGTTGaagtccaccaccaggcTACTCCACGGTCTATCGGGAGGCGGGAGCGGGTGAAGGAGCCCCGGCGTCTTGTCTCTGGGCCGCTTGGCGGACTTGCAACGACAACAGCCCACATACCGGTCTATATCTCCATGCATCTTCGGCCACCAATATCTCGCTGTCACCAGCTTGCGAGTCTTGTGTCGGCCCGGATGCGCCGTCAGCAGCGTGCCGTGGACATCTGCGATCACCCTGGTACGCAGCAGCGCCTCGTCAGGCACTATCAATCTTCCTCCACACAACACGTATCGGTCATCCTGCATGCTGAACTCTGAGGGGACCTCCCCGTTCCTTGCCTTCTCTCTGTACTCTTCCAGAGCCTCACTGCTCTTGTTTGCCTCCAGCAATTCATCCATCAACTGGAACCCGCTGCCCTCCGGCGGTTCCCGATCATCATACAACgctgccaacatcatcagtgggacttccacatcctccgtcTCTATCACCGATATCAATCCCAGCGCTTCATCATCCCTCTGGCTAGTCTGCCATTGACTAAGGTCGTCCGGTCTAACCGGCGCGAACATCTGCATCGTGCGATAGGCGTCTCTCTTGTCTTTCTGGGTCTTAGTGTCTTCCGACTTTCGCGACAAAGCGTCCGCAGCCGCATTGTCCCTCCCCGGGCGGAAAGTGATGTGGAAGTTATACCCCGAAAGCTCTTCCGCCCATGCCGCCTGTCTGATGTTTAGAACCCTCTTGGTGCTGAAGAACTTCAGGGCCTCGTGGTCCGTGATCGCCAAGAAGGGGTCTTTGTGTTGCAGTCCCCGCAGTTCTGCCGACCAGAACTGGATTGctttcaccaccgccatcagtTCTTTATCGTGGATATGATAATTGTGCTCCGATCCCCGCAGGGTCTGTGACCAATATCCCACCGGGTGCCAGTCCTGATCCTCTTCCTGGTTTACTGCGATAATACTCCAGCCATCACTCCCTGCGACGCGTCGGTCTCCAGCCTTGTCGGCTTATGGTGGGAGAAGTGCTTCAACACCGGCGTATTCAACATGCGATGTTTCAGCTCTTCAAACGCTGCCTCGCAGTCGGATCCCAGTCCCACTCCTTATCCTTCCGGGTGAGCAGGGTAAGTGGCCGAGCGATTCTTCCATATTCTCTGACAAATCGCCGGTAGAAGTTACAGAATCCTAAGAAAGACTGTACTCCCTTGACGTTCGTTGGTCTCTCCCAGTTGCGCACCGCTTCGATCTTCTTCGGGTTAACCTTGATTCCTTCAGTGGTAATCACGAACCCTAAGAACTCCGTGCTCGTCGTGTGGAACTCGCACTTATCAATATCGGCCTGCAGCCCTGCTGATCGCAGCCGTTCCAGTACCTTTGCCACGTGCTGGCGGTGCTCTGTCTCGCTCTCCGAGTAAATCAGAATGTCATCGATATACGCGCTGCAGAAATCGTCCAGATAGTCCTGCAGGGTTCGGTTGATAAATCTTTGAAAGGTGGCCGGGCCGTTACAAAGGCCAAATGGTAACACCTTGTACTTGAACGCACCTTGCCTCGTCCGGAAGGCCGTCAGTGCCTCGCTCTCCGGGTCCATCCTCACACGGTTAAAGGCCTGTCGTATATCAACCTTCGAAAAGATCTTCGCCTTGGAAATCCGCGCCATCGTTTCGTCGATCAACGGGGCGGGTAACAGTCCTTGATGGTCTTTGCGTTCAACTTGCGGTAGTCCACACAGAACCTCAAGGACCCGTTTGCTTTTCGCACAAACAGGATGGGGGATGCCCATGGCTCCCCGCTCGGTACGATCCAACCTTTCTGCAGCATCTTTATCACATATTCGCGGCTGGCTTCCAGTTCTTCGGCCGACATCTTGTACAATGGACTGTACCCAATGTTCTCCGGTCTCTCGTTGGGGAGTAGCTCGATTTTATGGTCGATATTATGTCGGTATGGGGTAGCTCGTCGGACTCGGTCTTGCTGAACACGTCGAGATACTGGTGGTAGCACTTGGGCagctcctcaacacctgCTGCCGcaactcctctccatccttctccatcccgttcgcagccttgtcctcctcgatCCTCTTGTACTCAATCACAGCGTCCAACTCATCCATCGTCACGAACCCTGTCTCCCATTTCCCGTTCCGAGACATCTTATCGTAGATGACCTCTTCGATGGCCCCGATGTCAAAGGATTCGCACATTTCCGGCCGACCCGTGAAGGCgacaaccttcttcttccttccacCGGGTGGTGTCCATACCTCTCCGGCCAGAGCGCGCTCCATCTTCGCCTCTTCCCTCGATGAGCGATCGGCTTGTTGTCTTCCAATCTGCAATGGTTTGACCGTCTTGGCTGGCTGATCCTTCAGTTTCCTCAACTCTGCTAGCCTTTCCTGATCAACACTCCGTTGCGTCGATGCCGGTCCTCCTGTTCCAGCCATGCCTCTACGGCATCCAGCAGCGtatctttctctttcttgtgCCTCTTCCTATCCTTGGAACGACGCTTCTTCTCTGGTGGCATGTTCTCCGGGAACAGCAACCTCCTGCGAACACAATCGATCATGATGTCGTGTCGTTCGAAGAACCTCTTTCCCAGGATGATGTCGTGCTGGGCGTCGATGACCAGCATGGGCTGTTGCAAGAATGTCCTTCCTTGCACCGACAACTCGTGCCGTAGTGCTACATCGATAATCTGTGATGGTACTCCGTCGAATCCTCCGACCGGCCGTGGCGCGAAGTCTTCGATTCTATTCAGCGCCATTTTCTTCTTGAGTTTCTTTGCGAATGTTACGCTAATAAACACATCTCCGTTTGCTCCCGTGTCGACCAGAGCGTCAGCAGTAGTTAAAGAAGTCTCATGGTTACCTATGGAAATTGGTATTACGAATGGTTTTCCTCCCAGcctctcctccagcaagTCCGGAGGCTTTACTCTACCCACTGCCATCATGGTCGACAAGTCCCTGGAAGGGGAGTCACATCTCTCCAGGGTGTCTAGTTTTCctccccggaggaggagtcatCGCTTTCGTCCAACTTCGCCTTGTTGGAAGCTGGCTTCTTGGGTTTACCGGCCTTCGGGGCCCTTGGGGAGTCGGGgggcctcgccctcttcgtcgtccttGGCCCAAGTCTTCTGCAGATTGGCGATGCGCGCTTCACGGTCCTTGTCGCTAcccctcggcttcttctcattCGCCTTGGGGCACTGCCTGCTCCTGTGTCCCGTCTCGCCACAGATGAAGCACTCGCCGGCCTCGTAGCGCTTACGGACCTCCTCCTGGACAACTTGTGCTCTGGCTTGGGGCCTTGGTTGGACTGCCCACCGGACGACTTGCTCTTACCGCTGTTGAAATTGTTGCGCTGACCGCCCCGACTACCGCGGGCGTTGCCTGagtcttctttcttcttctccatcgcgTCGACGGTTTCTTCGATCATGGCAATCTCGGCAGCCAGTCGCGTGAAGTCTTCGAAGGTGACCGCGGGGTTGACGTACTGAGCAGCCAAGGCTTTCTGGAATGAGCCCGGCAGACGGCGGCGGAACTCTTGCTTCCATTCTGACTTGGAGCGACCGATTTCTCCAGCCAGACGCACGAAGTCATTCTTGAAGGCGGCGAACTTGGAagccttgtcgagcttgaggttgttgaagtcggtgagagccttctccttgcAGTTGTGGTCATTGTACTCGTGCCACAGGTGCTGCATCAACTTATCGGGATGGACGATCTGATCGGGGTGACCGTCGCGCAGGTAGGGAGCCAGGGCGTCAGCGGCCTTGCCGCCAATACGGCCCTCGATGTAGGCCAGCAGAGCGCGATCGCTGGCGAAGTGATCACGattgaccaccaccttgtTACACATGGCGCGACGCCAGACCTCGAACGAGGGGAGTCCTTACCGTTGGTGAAGATAGGAGGGTCAGGCAGCTTCGTGCTCTTCCTACccttctcggcggcgtcatcctcgttgatgctgaaGCTGTCAAAACGCGTCTCTCTGGAGGTGAGAGAGGCGGGGCGATCTTCAGtcctgggagggggagaagaccGCAAGAACTGACTGGACTCTGAACGCGGCTTGCGAGCCTGAGCAAGCTGTTTCTGCAGCTCTTCAATTTTCTGGTTCAACTTATAATTCTGGCCGGCTAAATACACAGAGGCCTCCCGGGCTTCCTGATTCTCGGCCACGACTTCCGTCAATTCCTTGCGAGCACTCTCAAGGCGCTCCTCCGTCAACTCCATGTTGTCCTCCACGTCTCTACACTGCATCTCTTTCTCCGTGAGAGCCTCCTTCAGGTCCTcgacctccctctccttggACTCGAGGGCATCGTCACGGGCGGCCAAAGCGTCCCGCATGGTAGTGACCCGCTCGTCGGTGGACGTCGCTTtctgttggtggagagcGGGGACCCAATCGTGGACAATCTGGAGGTTGCGGTCGAGGGAagtgaggtgatgatggaggtcgCGCACTTGTCCCAACAACGCGGTGCAGATCAGCGCTCGAACCTTGAATTCCTGCCACATCTcgtggggtggttgatgcaAAGATCCATCCATTCGTGCTCGTAGAGGACGCCCTTGAACTCGATCGGGTGTCTGCCGTCGGTCTCGCAAAGGGGTGCAAAGGGCACTGTCGGGC encodes the following:
- a CDS encoding hypothetical protein (COG:O; EggNog:ENOG503NZXC), with amino-acid sequence MLRLALLAGIGLAKGALGVNLIASHFSGGIYTLSLTTTGTSGTISVTSQTNGCGTTPGWIELYSDTRKLYCFDESWTGRGQHAEFNVQNDGRLSLASSLQVSGNSVHGILYGGPDGRSYIATAEYSPSTITTYKLPLQGSRVQQTEKFTLARRGPHQRQDVPHPHEVHLDPTGKFILVPDLGADLIRVFRIDTNSGRLTSCASHATGAGDGPRHVKFWKSESGKEKVFSLNELGNSVSAWDVNYTNDCISLTRTHSISTYAPGKKGGANTKAAEIRTFGNFLYASNRADQTFGNSQDSIAIYTIDPTTGAIAWLEAANSYSYYPRTFAFNKNGTLVAIGGQTSSNVAIVARDTATGKLGNLVANVQVGQKGRAGEEDGLSAVVWAE